Proteins found in one Flavobacterium channae genomic segment:
- a CDS encoding DUF4294 domain-containing protein — MYKLFFSSFIFLLGTAFSFSQTETDTLQMTQQDSSIIYSIELKEIIFTPDNVYTTDEDKKAKLILKRRIFKVYPFAKLTAEKLTQLNATMAKLKTNREKKKYFKIVEKYLEEEFEPRLKKLSRKDGQILVKLIYRQTGHTTFDLIKDYKSGWKAFWANSTARLFDINLKTEYKPYDVKEDYHIEGILNAAFNQNHLSRQEASKPIDFDKLNEHWINKIKIKSKETPKE, encoded by the coding sequence ATGTACAAGTTATTTTTTAGCAGTTTTATATTTTTATTAGGAACTGCTTTTTCTTTTTCTCAAACAGAAACAGATACTTTGCAAATGACGCAGCAAGACTCGTCTATTATATATTCTATCGAGTTAAAAGAAATTATCTTTACGCCCGATAATGTTTACACTACAGACGAAGACAAAAAAGCCAAACTTATATTAAAGAGAAGAATATTTAAAGTATATCCGTTTGCTAAGTTAACTGCAGAAAAGTTAACACAGTTAAATGCTACTATGGCAAAACTAAAAACCAATCGCGAAAAAAAGAAATACTTTAAAATAGTAGAAAAATACTTAGAAGAAGAATTCGAACCGCGTTTAAAAAAACTATCGCGTAAAGATGGGCAGATTTTGGTAAAACTCATTTACCGTCAAACAGGGCATACTACTTTCGATTTAATTAAAGACTACAAAAGCGGTTGGAAAGCCTTTTGGGCAAATTCTACAGCCCGACTATTTGATATCAATCTTAAAACAGAATACAAACCGTACGATGTTAAAGAAGACTATCATATAGAAGGAATACTAAATGCTGCTTTCAATCAAAATCACTTATCTAGACAAGAGGCTTCAAAACCCATCGATTTTGATAAACTAAACGAACATTGGATTAATAAAATCAAAATCAAATCCAAGGAAACACCTAAAGAATAG
- a CDS encoding M42 family metallopeptidase produces the protein MSTKSILKKSSMTFLENYLNNASPTGWEASGQKLWMEYLKPYVDTFITDTYGSAVGVINPDAPYKVVIEGHADEISWYVNYITDDGLIYVIRNGGSDHQIAPSKRVNIHTKKGIVRGVFGWPAIHTRGRAGKAEESAKIENIFIDCGCSNKAEVEALGVHVGCVITYPDTFEILNHDKFVCRAIDNRMGGFMIAEVARLLKENKKKLPFGLYIVNSVQEEIGLRGAEMITQRIKPNVAIVTDVCHDTTTPMIDKKIEGDLKMGRGPVIAYAPATQNILREMIVDTAVENKIPFQRHATSRVTGTDTDAFAYSNGGVASALISLPLRYMHTTVEMVHRDDVENVIKLIYETLLKIENNETFSYFK, from the coding sequence ATGAGTACGAAATCGATATTAAAGAAGTCGTCGATGACTTTTTTAGAAAATTATTTAAATAATGCTTCGCCAACTGGATGGGAAGCTTCGGGTCAAAAATTGTGGATGGAGTATCTAAAACCATACGTTGATACTTTTATTACCGATACATACGGAAGTGCTGTAGGCGTTATAAATCCGGATGCTCCTTATAAAGTAGTGATTGAAGGTCACGCTGACGAAATTTCGTGGTACGTAAATTACATTACTGATGATGGATTGATATACGTAATTAGAAACGGAGGTTCGGATCATCAGATTGCGCCATCTAAAAGAGTAAACATTCACACGAAGAAAGGAATTGTTCGTGGCGTTTTTGGTTGGCCAGCAATTCACACTAGAGGAAGAGCCGGGAAAGCAGAAGAATCAGCAAAAATTGAAAACATATTTATTGACTGTGGTTGTTCTAACAAAGCCGAAGTGGAAGCTTTAGGTGTTCATGTGGGTTGTGTGATTACGTATCCAGATACTTTTGAAATTTTAAACCACGATAAATTTGTGTGTAGAGCTATTGATAACCGCATGGGTGGTTTTATGATTGCCGAAGTAGCGCGTTTATTAAAGGAGAACAAAAAGAAATTACCGTTTGGATTGTACATCGTAAACTCGGTGCAGGAGGAAATTGGTTTGCGTGGTGCCGAAATGATTACCCAACGCATTAAACCCAACGTTGCCATAGTAACCGATGTTTGCCACGATACCACTACTCCAATGATTGACAAAAAAATTGAAGGTGATTTGAAAATGGGACGCGGACCAGTTATAGCTTATGCTCCTGCGACACAAAACATTTTACGTGAAATGATTGTGGACACAGCGGTAGAAAACAAAATTCCTTTCCAACGCCATGCCACTTCTCGCGTTACGGGAACCGATACCGATGCTTTTGCGTACAGCAATGGCGGAGTTGCCTCGGCTTTGATTTCGTTACCGTTGCGCTATATGCATACCACTGTAGAAATGGTTCACCGAGACGACGTTGAAAATGTAATTAAATTGATTTACGAAACGCTATTGAAAATTGAAAATAACGAAACGTTTAGTTATTTTAAGTAA
- a CDS encoding RNA polymerase sigma factor — protein MKTQNSEIAILLQQCKENNQKAQLALYNMYCSAMFNVAFRIVSDKTLAEEIMQDSFLKAFTKLDSYSGKVTFGAWLKKIVINTSINELKKANQFQFESLNDGNEFEDINENDIISYNELKAEQILKTIQSLKSNYKIILTLFFIEGYDLEEISSILNISNENCRTTMSRAKESLRKKLNDNER, from the coding sequence TTGAAAACCCAAAATTCTGAAATAGCAATTCTATTGCAACAGTGCAAAGAAAATAATCAAAAAGCACAACTCGCACTCTATAATATGTATTGTAGTGCAATGTTTAATGTGGCTTTTAGAATTGTTTCAGACAAAACACTGGCAGAAGAAATAATGCAGGATAGCTTTTTAAAAGCTTTTACGAAATTAGATTCTTACAGCGGAAAGGTAACTTTTGGAGCTTGGTTAAAAAAAATTGTTATCAATACTAGTATTAACGAATTAAAAAAAGCGAATCAATTTCAATTTGAAAGTTTAAATGATGGGAATGAATTTGAAGACATTAATGAAAATGACATCATTTCTTATAATGAATTAAAAGCAGAGCAGATTTTAAAAACAATACAAAGCTTAAAATCTAACTATAAAATTATTTTGACTTTGTTTTTTATTGAAGGTTATGATTTAGAGGAAATTTCATCGATTTTAAATATCTCAAATGAAAATTGTAGAACAACTATGAGCAGAGCAAAGGAAAGTTTAAGAAAAAAACTAAATGACAATGAAAGATAA
- a CDS encoding anti-sigma factor, producing the protein MKDNMNQLFDKHTNWDFETPNEGHENRFLSKLKSQEPKKKKRAWIPIAIAASLALSFGIIYFNDFSTQPEVVFSPPVQETHDYFSSVINSELKNLQQHENPETAILINDALKEMETLEKDYESLKNEIIKNGENKQIVFAMITNMQTRISFIKTVLEQVEQINNLKTNTNEKYI; encoded by the coding sequence ATGAAAGATAATATGAACCAACTTTTTGACAAACACACTAACTGGGATTTTGAAACGCCAAACGAAGGCCACGAAAATCGCTTTTTGTCTAAACTTAAATCTCAAGAGCCTAAGAAAAAGAAAAGAGCTTGGATACCAATTGCTATAGCCGCTTCTTTAGCATTGAGTTTTGGAATTATCTATTTTAATGACTTTAGCACTCAACCAGAAGTTGTTTTTTCTCCGCCAGTTCAAGAAACTCACGATTATTTTTCATCAGTGATTAATTCTGAATTGAAAAATTTACAACAGCATGAAAATCCTGAAACTGCAATTCTTATAAATGATGCTTTAAAAGAAATGGAAACACTTGAAAAAGATTACGAATCTTTAAAAAATGAAATTATTAAGAATGGAGAAAACAAACAAATTGTATTTGCAATGATAACAAATATGCAAACTCGAATTTCGTTTATCAAAACCGTATTAGAACAAGTAGAACAGATTAACAATTTAAAAACGAATACCAATGAAAAATATATTTAA
- a CDS encoding head GIN domain-containing protein, translated as MKKTVFILALLSLSIAQAQNWKNEKIKESGIKTTITRTTSTYDAISASGSFKVVLVSGKEGNITIDGDENIIPHIVTEVENNTLIVRFDKNKNYTYKSSITITIPFEEISSVSFGGSGEIETKNTITATNFNIAFTGSGEGNFDISATRLKTTLSGSGEIEIKGEVKELEETVSGSGEIDSSKLITTNANVIVTGSGEIKVNCTTFLEAKVAGSGTIKYKSKPQSVDKVITGSGEIIAY; from the coding sequence ATGAAAAAAACAGTATTTATATTAGCGCTTTTAAGCCTTTCAATTGCTCAGGCTCAAAATTGGAAAAATGAAAAAATTAAAGAATCTGGAATAAAAACAACTATTACACGAACTACTTCTACTTATGATGCAATTAGCGCAAGTGGTTCTTTTAAAGTTGTATTAGTTTCTGGAAAAGAAGGCAACATTACTATTGATGGCGATGAAAACATTATTCCGCATATTGTAACTGAAGTTGAAAACAATACTTTAATTGTTCGTTTTGATAAAAACAAAAACTATACTTACAAATCAAGTATTACAATTACGATTCCGTTTGAAGAAATTAGTTCGGTATCCTTTGGAGGTTCGGGTGAAATTGAAACCAAAAACACGATTACTGCCACTAATTTTAATATTGCATTTACTGGTTCTGGAGAAGGTAATTTTGACATTAGTGCAACTCGTTTAAAAACAACCTTATCAGGTTCAGGAGAAATTGAAATTAAAGGAGAAGTAAAAGAATTAGAAGAAACAGTATCAGGTTCAGGAGAAATCGATTCTTCAAAGTTAATTACCACAAATGCAAACGTAATAGTTACAGGTTCGGGTGAAATAAAAGTAAACTGCACCACTTTCTTAGAAGCAAAAGTAGCAGGAAGTGGCACCATAAAATACAAAAGCAAACCGCAATCTGTAGATAAAGTAATTACAGGTTCTGGAGAAATTATTGCTTATTAA
- a CDS encoding WG repeat-containing protein has protein sequence MKKKIFTFFVITISFFCFSQNGYKKIYKYDEYNKDWALVKTISGTYGFIDRNNKTVVQPIYEKIEKFSEGLGKYALVKSVSGSYGFINRNGREVVPSIYWTKRDAIQQLKTLKD, from the coding sequence ATGAAGAAAAAAATATTTACATTTTTCGTTATTACAATTTCATTTTTTTGCTTTTCTCAAAATGGATACAAAAAGATATATAAATATGACGAATATAACAAAGACTGGGCATTAGTTAAAACTATTTCAGGTACTTATGGATTTATTGACAGAAATAACAAAACAGTAGTTCAACCAATCTATGAAAAAATTGAAAAATTTAGTGAAGGTTTAGGAAAATATGCTTTAGTAAAAAGTGTTTCAGGTTCTTATGGTTTTATTAACCGTAATGGAAGGGAAGTAGTTCCATCTATTTATTGGACTAAACGCGATGCAATCCAACAACTTAAAACTTTAAAAGATTAA